In the Arthrobacter sp. Soc17.1.1.1 genome, CTCTAGTGTCTCGGTGACGCAGGAGTTCCAATTGATGCTGTTGGTTGCCCAATTGGAGGGCCTCTGCGGAGGTCACTTGAGCCGCAGCTGCAGTCCGTTGTGCTTCGGAACTAATGCGTTGAGTAACTTCCATGGTGCGTTGTCTGCGGTAGGAAAGCAGAAGTGTTACTCCAACGCCTAAAGCGGCCGCCGCCGTGACCGCGTTCCTGATGATGCCAAATTGCTCATCTTGGGACAGTGGCGTCGGCGCTGTCCATGGCGTGGCGTTTCCTGTGGAATATGCAGCGAAGACGTAGATGAGCAGCCCGATGAGGACGAGGGTGCCAAAGAAGCCGATCACCAACAGCAGCCAAAGTTTGGCGGGTTCCTTCTCATCAAGCTTCACAGGGGTAACTCTATCGAGGCACTGGAAGCACCAAAGACGCCACCTGTGGGGGGCGGAGGCCTTCTTGAACTAGATACACTCATGCGCTGTGCAACCAGCACACCCCATGATGGGCGTCGAATAGCGCTTTTCACGCAAAGTCGCCGGAATCGTTGAACATTCTGCTCAAGCGAGTCCGTCTAGAGTGCTTCTTCCGTCGGTTTCGCTCCCGGTCTACGGGGTAGGCCCAAAGCTCGGCGTCTTCTGGTGGTGCGTTGGTTCGGAGGTTTCATTGGCATTCCCAGCAGCCGTCTGGATCAAGAAGAGGGCTGATGGGCGCTGGCGGGTCCGGTACCGAGATGCTGCTGGTGAAGAACACGCGCGGCACTTTCCTCGGAAAGTAGACGGGCAGCGGTGGCTCGATGAGGTTACGACGTCTGTCGTGACAGGCATGTACGTTGACCCGAAGACCGCCAAGACGACGGTGGCAACTGGTGCGTGACTTGGCTGCGCGGGTACGAGAACAAGCGTCCATCGACGGTGAAGCAGGCGCGGTCTCACCTCAAGCACATCACCGCGGCGTTCGGCAGCAAGGCCTTCGGCGATCTGCGCCCCTCAGAGATGCGCGCTTGAATAGCGAGACTGAAGGCCGAGTGGTATGCGGATTCGACGGTCTACGCGGCACATGCACGGCTGTCACACATCTTCGCGGACGCCGTCCACGACGGGTTGGTGCCGAAGATCCAGTTAGCCGGCGCACGTATCCTAGCGCTGGCAAGCAGCGGGCCTACGTGGCAACCACCGATCAGGTGTGGGCACTCCACGACGCAATGCCGGAAAGCTTGCGGCCAGCGATTCTCTTGGCGGCTTTCGCGGGCCTACGCGTGGCAGAGGTAGCAGCGCTGCGCGTGGTTGTCGTCGACTTCATGCGCGGCATCATCACGCCTCGGATTTAATACCAGGCGGAACCGCTGAAGACAGAGATGTCGCGAACGCCAATTTCGATCCCGCGAGAACCCCCTTCAGCTCAATCACGATCCGACCAAGTGGTAGTGGACACTATCGTCACGGGGGGGTGGGGACGCTCCGTCGCTCCGTACACGATTGAAACGAATCTCGGGCGGGTCGCGTCGAGATTGAAGGGCTGCCCGAGGGGTTCCGGTTTTACGACCTGCGCCACTACTTCGCATCGCTGCTCATCGCCTCCGGCCTCGACGTGAAGGTGGTTCAGACACGGCTCCGTCACTCGTCGGCCAAGACAACTTTAAACACATACAGGCACATCTGGCCTGACAAGGACGATTCGTCGAGACACGCCGTCGCAAGCGCCTTAAGAGGCGACTTGAAAGCGTTCGAGCAGGACAGCGCTGTCAGTTCAAGTGCATCAAGCGACGAGGCTCCGTGCCTCAAGCGCGAACCGGTGAATGTCCGCGGACGTGAAGTCCTGCACGCCAAGCTCGCGCCAAGACTCGCGTGCGATGTCAAGCTGCATCTTTTGATCGTTTGTCTGAGGTTCGTCGTGAACTACTCGGATGGGAACATTTTGATCAATACGGAGGAAGCGCCCCGATTTGCCCATCTCAAGCTGACCCCCTCTTCCTCTCAGCCGATTAACGACATGGCTCCAAGCTGACACTTCTTGATTGACGTTTTCTAAGTCCTTGCGGGTGAAGGAAACGACCTGAGTCATTTGACGCACGCGATCTTCACCTAGCGCTAAATCAAAGCGCTTCACTTGCATGCCAATCTGAATTCGCGGGTTCCGCTGCACAATGTCACGATCGAGTTCAGGGATCTGAGCAAACTCATCACCGATTCGCTTAAGAAGTCGTGTCCGTGCCTGTGTTCGCGTCGTCGTCGGGTTCTCACGAACGAGCAATCGATAAAGCCGGTCAGCAGCGGACGCGGCATCCAAAGTATGTACTGGTCGAGCCTCCGAGATCTGCACGCTGTTGTTGAGGCGGGCCGCCATATGGGCAACAATCCCTGAATTCATGGACATCTCAGTGAAGGACCTAGATCTACTGCGTTCTAGCAAGGGCGAGATTCGATTCAGGTCGCCCTCACCATTGGCATGGCTAACGGCAAGCCGCAGCTCTTCCAACCAGTGCCGTGCTTGACGTGCATCTCCGCCGAGCCGGCTCGCCCTGGTAAATGAGTCGACGGTGCGAAGGGCCCAGTCTTTTCCGTCCATCCCGACGAGTACGCCTATGTTCACAAACTCACCGCGAACAGCGTTGGGGACATAGCGGATAAGCCAGTACTGGTAGCCGGTCACTATCTTGTCCCCTTCCGTGCGTCGCTAAACATTGAACGCATGTCTCATTAGCCTGTCGAAGAGAGCAGGCCGCCGAGCATCGAGCCATTCCACGATGTGGCCTAAGTCTTCCTCCGAGACACCCCATTCTATGGGTACGCTGGCCACCGCCGCGGCGATGTCGTCTACTCGAAGATCGCGGATTCGACTCGCGACCTCGACGAAGGCGGGAGCTGACATGCCGCGTACTGGTCCAGTCCACGAGTTGGCAAGACCTACCTGGCGCTGCAGATCGCTTGGTGTCCACAGCCCGCCGCCTCCTAGCCAGTAGCCGTGGTCAAAGGACCAGACCTCGTGGTCTGCTCCAAGGTCGTAGAGCCACTGCTCGTCTTCGCCTGCGCACCACTCCCAGAGCGCAATGAAGCGGGGTTGTCGCTCGGCGTTGTGGTCACGTTTGACGTACTCGAGGACGTCGCGCTCAAGGGGGTGGGATTCCAGGTGAAGACTCGCGTGAGCAACTCCAGGCCGTACCCGTAGGCCTTCACCGTAGGGCCAGCCGTCCATGGTCTGCGGTATATCCACTAGAGTCACGGGGCGCACGGGCGCCCCGATCAGGAAGCCGATGTGTGCGACAACCTGCTCCGCGATAAGCGAGGTGAGTCCATGAGGGTTGCCCAGCGGCTTGACCCAATAGGTGTTGTCATCCTCGGCCAAAGCTAGGAACGGCCGGCTTCCTGCATCAGAAGTCTGAATTGGCGCGACCAAAGTTGTAGTTGCGCGGCCGCGAGTATGCGAACCGAGTAACTGCGCGCTCAACTTACCCCCATGCGATTGTGCGGATTCAGTACGTGCCTCCGCGAGACCTGAAGACGGCTGTCTGTTGAAGAAGTGTAGCGGTTCACAAGCCCCCTAACTGATGGAACTGAGAAGGCCCCTTCCACAGCCGGAAGGGGCCTTCTCGCTCAGTAAACAAGTGATCCCGCGGACTGTCTGCGGACTAAGCCCGCTATTAGCCCGTGATCTAGCTAGACGCCGTAGTACAGCTCGAACTCGTACGGGTTCGGGCGCAGCGAGAGCGGCTTGATCTCCATCTCGCGCTTGTACTCGATCCACGTGTCGATCAGGTCCTGGGTGAACACGTCACCGGCCTGCAGGAACTCGTTGTCCGCCTCGAGGGCCTGGAGCGCCTCCTCGAGGGAGCCCGGAGCCTTCTGGATGTCCTTGGCCTCCTCGGCGGGCAGCTCGTAGAGGTCCTTGTCGATGGGCTCGGCGGGCTCGATGCGGTTGCGGATGCCGTCGAGGCCCGCCATGAGCTGCGCGGCGAACGCGAGGTACGGGTTCGACGACGGGTCCGGTGCGCGGAACTCGATGCGCTTGGCCTTCGGGTTCGAGCCCGTGATGGGGATGCGGATGCCGGCGGAGCGGTTGCCCTGCGAGTACACCATGTTGACCGGCGCCTCGAAGCCCTTGACCAGGCGGCGGTAGGAGTTCACGGTCGGGTTGGTGAAGGCGAGGACCGCCGAGGCGTGCTTGAGCAGGCCGCCGATGTACCAGCGGGCGGTGTCCGACAGTCCCGCGTAGCCGCGCTCGTCGTAGAACAGCGGCTGACCGCCGGCCCACAGCGACTGGTGGCAGTGCATGCCGGACCCGTTCTCACCGAACACGGGCTTCGGCATGAAGGTGGCCGTCTTGCCCCAGGCGTCGGAGACGTTCTTCACGATGTACTTGAACTTCTGCAGGTCGTCCGCGGCGTGCGTCATCGTCGTGAACTTGTAGTTGATCTCGGCCTGGCCGGCGCCGCCGACCTCGTGGTGCGACCGCTCGACCTCGAGGCCGGCCTTGTCCAGCTCCACGCAGATGGCGTCGCGGAGGTCGGCCTGCTTGTCCACGGGGGAGACCGGGAAGTAGCCGCCCTTGAAGGGCGTCTTGTTGCCCAGGTTGCCGCCCACTTCCTCGCGGCCACTGTTCCAGGGGGCCTCGATGGAGTCGACCTTGTAGAAGCTGCCCTGCGGGGAGGACTCGTACTGCACGTTGTCGAAGATGAAGAACTCGGCCTCGGGCGCGAAGAACGCGGTGTCGGCGATGCCGGTCGAGGACAGGTAGGCCTCGGCCCGTTCGGCGACGCTGCGGGGGTCGCGGTGGTAGGGGTCGCCCGTGCGCGGGTTGACGATCGAGAAGTTCAGCGCGAGGGTCTTCTCGGTACGGAACGGGTCGATGAACGCCGTCGTCACGTCCGGGATGAGCTGCATGTCGGATTCCGCGATGCCCTGGAAGCCTCGGATCGAGGACCCGTCGAAGAGCTGGCCGTGCACGAAGAAGTCCGCGTCGACCGACTTCGCAGGGACGTTGAAGTGCTGCTGCACCCCCGGAAGATCGGTGAACCGGACATCGACGAACCGGATGTCTTCGTCGGCAATGAATGTGAGGACCTCGTCCGCATTCTTGAACATCGAATCATGCTCCTATCGCATGGCTGGTGAAAGACCCGGCGCCAGCGCGTATCCCTGCTCCGCACGGTGGTCTCGAGCTCTGACAGGTGGAACGCTGCCGCCGACTCGTCCCCACTGTAGGAGCGGGCAGTTTCTCGCTGGTGTCGCCTTTGTTTCGGGGACGTTACGTGAGAAGGACTGCTCTCTCCACCCTAGCGCGTCCCGGCGGGCGGAGGCATAATGCGCGCCCGTCCCTGCCGGTACGCTGGAGGGGTGGTGAACAGGAATGACGTGGGCTCGTGGATGGAAGGCCCGCCGCCGTCGGGCGGCCAGGACTGGCCCGGCCAGCGGCTCGGTCGGCCCGCCGCGGGGCCGGGATCCCTGGCGAGGTTCGGGCCCCGGGCGGGCGCGCTCCTCATCGACTGGCTCATCTGCTCCCTGATCTCCGCTGCCTTCTTCGGCTACGACGGCTTCGCGACCCTGTCGATCTTCCTCGTGGAACAGGTGTTGTTCGTGGGGTTCTTCGGGTACAGCATCGGGCACCGGTTCCTGCGGATGCAGGTGCAGACGCTCGACGGCCGGCCGGCCGGGTTCCTCACGGCCCTCATCCGCAGCGTCCTCCTGTGCCTCGTCATCCCCCCGCTCGTCATCGACGCCGATCAGCGCGGCCTCCACGACCGGGCGCGCGGCACGGGCCTCTTCCGCATCTAGGCGCACGCACCCGGACACGGAACGAGCCCCTCCCGACATGGGAGGGGCTCGTCGTACGTCCGGGCGGGAGAGGGCCATCCGAGATGGTGCAGGCGGATGGCGGCTCGGCTCCGCGGGCTCAGCGTCCGCGCATGGCCTTACGGTCCGGGCGGGCCTTGAAGGGATCGACGCCCTTCGGGATCGGGAGCTTGGTGCCGAGCGCGCTCAGACGCTTGTCGACGGCCTGGACCTCCTGCTTCGTCAGCGTCTTCTTGAGCTTCTGCACGGCCTTCGGCACCTTGGCGAGCGGGACCTGGCGGTCGTCACGGCCCGTCTCGATGACGTGGACGGGGACGTTCGGGATGATGCGCGCCATCTTGCGCCTCTCCCCGTCGATCAGCTGCTTCACGCGCGACGACGGTCCCTCGGAGACGAGGATGACGCCGGGCCGACCGATGACCCTGAACAGCGCGTCCTGCGTGCGCGGGTTCACGGCCACGGGCTGCTCCTGCAGGATCCAGCCGCGGCGCAGCACGCTGAGCGCAGCGCCGGCGGCGCCCGGCTTACCCTCGATCTGGGAGAACGCAGCGCGTTCCGCCCTCCGGGACAGGATGAAGATCGCCGCGAGGAACGCGAGCGGGATCGCGATGATCATCAGGGTGATGACGTTGTCGATCAGCAGACCGATCAGCAGGCCCAGGGCGATGATGCCGATGAACGCCAGCAGCATGAACCAGACGGCGCTCGGATCGTTGCGCCGGGTCATCTGGAAGACCTCGGCGATCTGCTTCATCCGGCCGGGCTTCTTCGGCCCCTTCCCTGCTTTCGGCTTGCGCGAGAAAAGCCGGCGTCTGGGCGGGGGACCTGAAGGATCGATCGTGTGCGACATAGTGCTTCGATTCTACGGGATAGCTGAAGCACGCCCTCCGGTCCGGACGGACGACGGCGCGCCCTGCCGTCGTCCGCCTGCCACCTGCCCTGGCTCAGCCCGCGAGGAGGGAGGATGCCTCCTGGGAGGCCGATCCGGAGTCGTCGAGGTGCGCGAGCTCCGACGGGAGCTCGAGGCCCTTCTTCCGCATGGCGCGGGCCCAGAGGCGGCCGGCACGGTAGGAGGAGCGCACGAGGGGGCCGCTCATGACGCCGAGGAAGCCGATCTCCTCCGCCTCCTCGCTGAGCTCGACGAACTCGCCGGGCTTCACCCAGCGGTCCACGGGGAGGTGGCGCTCGCTCGGCCGGAGGTACTGCGTGATCGTGATGAGGTCGCACCCTGCCGCGTACAGGTCCCGCAGGGCCTCCGAGATCTCCTCGCGCGTCTCGCCCATCCCGAGGATCAGGTTGGACTTCGTGACCATCCCGAGGTCGCGGCCCTGCGTGATCACGTCGAGCGAGCGGTCGTAGCGGAACGCGGGGCGGATGCGCTTGAAGATGCGCGGCACCGTCTCGACGTTGTGCGCGAAGACCTCCGGGGCGGCGTCGCAGATCGCCGCGATGTGCTCCGGGCGCCCGGAGAAGTCGGGGATGAGGATCTCCACGCCGGTGCCCGGGTTCATGCTGTGGATCTGGCGGATGGTCTCCGCGTACAGCCAGACGCCCTCGTCGGGGAGATCGTCCCGGGCGACACCGGTGACGGTCGCGTAGCGCAGGTTCATGGACCGGACGGACTGGGCCACCTTGAAGGGCTCGCTCCTGTCCAGCGGCTGCGGCTTGCCGGTGTCGATCTGGCAGAAGTCGCAGCGCCTCGTGCACTCGGAGCCGCCGATGAGGAAGGTCGCTTCGCGGTCCTCCCAGCACTCGAAGATGTTGGGGCAGCCCGCTTCCTCGCAGACGGTGTGCAGCCCCTCCTTCTTGACGAGGTTCTTCATGGCCACGAACTCGGGGCCGATGTTGACCTTCGCCTTGATCCAGTCCGGCTTGCGCTCCACCGGTGTCTCGGCATTGCGCGCCTCGATGCGCAGCAGGCGGCGACCCTCGGGTGCAAGGCTCACAGTAAGGCTCCTTCTGACGGGGTGTGCTGGGCCGGGCCGGTCTGGCCGGCGTCGGTACCTGCCCGGGGCGCGTCGGTCCCGACGCCGCCCACGAGCACTGCCTCATTCTCGCGCAGTCCCGCCTCGATCAGCGACACGAGCTCATCCGGCGTCACCGTCCGTCCGCACTCGGCGGAGATGGAGGTCACGCCGGCGTCGCTGATGCCGCACGGCACGATCTGCCGGAACGGGGCCAGGTCGTTGCTGCAGTTGACCGCGAAACCATGCATCGTGACGCGGTCCTTCACCCGGATGCCGATCGCCGCGATCTTCCGGGCGGGCCGGACGCCGTCCGCGGCGAGCCATACGCCGGACCGGCCGTCGATCCGGATGCCGTCGATGTCGAAGCGGCGCAGCGCGACGATGATGATCTCCTCGAGGGTGTGGACGTACTCGGCGACGCGCGCAGGATCGCGGAGGGCGAGGATCGGATAGCCCACCAGCTGTCCCGGCCCGTGCCAGGTCAGCTTCCCTCCGCGGTCCACGGGCACGACGGGGGTCCCGTCGAAGGGCCGTTCGTGGTCCTCGGTGCGTTTGCCCGCCGTGTAGACGGCGGTGTGTTCGAGGAGGAGCACGGTGCTGGGCGCGGAACCGAGGACCACCTGCTCGTGCAGGGACTTCTGCATCTCCCAGCCCTGCGTGTACTCGACGAAGTCCGGAGCGAGGCCGACGCGCGACAGCACAAGAGTCATGGGGCAAGCCTAGTCCTGTCCGCCGACACCTCCTGCCGGGACGGCGCCTGCACATCCTGCGACGACTCCCGGGGAGTTCCTGTCCGCGGCGTCGGGGGCCGGCAGATCGAAGGTCGCGCCGAGTCTCACCAGCCGCCAGCCGCTCCCGGCCCTGCGCACCTCGAAGTGCAGGATGGGCGAGACGGGGTTGGACTGGGCCTGGAATCTCCAGAAATCGGCTCTGAGCCCGCGGCTCGGCGGGTGGTCCTCGGGGTGGCGGGGTTCGACGGGAAGGGCGCGCCAGGTGGACCAGTGCAGGCTCTCCCCGACGACCCGCCAGAGCGATCCCCGCCAGCGCAGGGCGAGGGGCTGCGGCCCGCTCGTGGCGGCGCCGAACGTCACGGTGACCGGTTCGTCCAGCGGCCGCCAGCCGCCGGCCGTGCTCGATGGATCGATGGTCATGGCACACCTGTTCCGGGGGGATCTGGGATCTTAAAATTAGAACACCTGTTCGAGTAGCGCAAGCAGATCTCCGTCGACCACCGATCGGGGGTGTGGATAACGGCGGAGCCGCCATCCGCGTGACCTAGAACTGATGCATGAGTGAGGTTCCGCGATCAGGCCATGCCGGGGAGCGGGCCATGCCCGCGGTCGCAGGAGGGTCCGCGCCCGGGCCCGCGCCGCTGCCCGAGGATCCTGCGGAGGCCGCGGACCGGCCTTCCGTCGCGGGGCTGCGCGTCGGGAGGCTCCTGGGGCGCGGTGGCTCCTCCACCGTCTGGCTCGTGACCGACGACGCCGGTCGGCCTTTCGCGCTGAAGGTGGCGAGGGCACGGCGGCCCGCGGACGATGTGGGCCCCGGACCGGTGCCGGACGGGCGGCGGCACGGACGGCGGGCCGCCGCTCCCGGCGGCCCTGCATCGCCACCGGGCGGCCCTGCAGCGGTACCCGGGGTGCCGGAGTCCCGTCCCGTTCCCGCACGTCCCGGTGAGGGCCGGTCCGCGGCGGAGGCGCCGCAGCGAGCGGTGACGTCGAGTGGCGGTGCGGGAGGCGTGGAGCAGGAGCTCCGCCTCCTGCGGCGGTTCGCGCACGAGCACCTGCTCCGGGTGCACCGGATCGTCGACACGGACCGCGGGCCGGGGCTGCTGATGGATCTCGCCAAGGGAGGGTCCCTGCTGGGCCTCGTGACGAGCCGCGGTCCGCTGCCCATCCGGGAGATCGTGACGGCGCTCGTGCCCGTGGCCCAGGTGCTCGACTCCCTGCACGGCGCGGGTGCGCTGCACGGCGACGTGACGCCCGCCAACATCCTCTTCACCGAGGAGGGGAAGCCGCTGCTCGGCGACCTGGGGACCGGGAGGGTCCTCGGATCGGCGTCGGGTGCCGTCGCGGGTACACCGGGTTTCCTCGATCCGGTAGGGCGGCGCTCCTTCGACCCGGGAGCGGACGTGTTCGCCCTGGCCGCCGTGGCCTGGTTCGCGCTGACCGGGCGTGTCCCCGGTCCTACGGAGACGAGGCCGCCGCTCGCGGTCATCGTGCCGGAGGTGCCACCCCACCTCGTGCAGCTCATCGAGGACGGGCTCGACGCCGACCGGGACCGTCGGCCGACCGCCGACCAGTTCGCGCGCACGCTGCTGGCGAGCGCCGTGCCCGCGCCGGTGGATCTGGTGTCCGCGGTCCACGCCACTGTCCTGCCCGAGCTGCTCACGCGCCGTGCCGACCTCCCGGGTGCAAGCGCTTCGCGGTGGTACCGGGTGACCCGCCGGGTGGCCTTCCCGGAGACGCGACCCGCCGGTGTCCCGTCCCCTGTGCGGCCCGGCAGGTCCCCGGGCCGCGAGGTCCCGCCCGGTCCGCAGCCGGGTAAGCAGTCGGGTCCCCGCTCCGGCCGCCGCACTGCCCGTCGCGGTGGACGGGCGCGGAGGGCGGTTCTGGACGGACGGCGGACGCGCGGCGTGCTCGCGGTGATCGCCGGGCTGGTGGCCGTCGTGCTCCTCGTCGCGGGGATCGTGCTCACCCTCGACGCGACGGGTGCGTCGCGGGCGCTGTCCGGCAGTTCCGTGCCCGCGCGGCAGGGCGACGGCAGGGGAGCGGAGGAGCCGATGCCGGGCGGGGTGCCGGACCCGGTGCCGGACAGGGCACCCGGTGCGGGTGTCCCGCCGGTCGATGGCCCGCCCGTTGATGTCCCGCCGGTTGAGACGCCGCCCGTTATCGTCCCGCCCGTTGAAACGCCGTCGGTTGATGTCCCGCCGGTTGAAACGCCGCCGGTTGATGCCCTGCCGACCGAGGATTGGGTGGCCGACCCTGTGACTGCACTGGGCGGACTCGCCGCTCGCCGCGCGACGGCGTTCGCGACGGCCGATCCCGCGGTCCTCGCGGAAGTGGACGCCGAGGGGTCACCGGCGATGCGCGCGGATCTCGACGCCGTGGCAGCGCTCGCCGACACGGGCAGGGTGCTCCGGGACCTCTCGATCGGCATCCGGGATGCCGTGGCGCTGACCGGCGCCGATCTCGCGAGCCTCCCGGGGGTCGGATACCTCCCGGCAGTGGCTGCGCCACCCGGCGACGCCGAGGTGGCCGTCGTCCGGGCGGCGGCGGCCCTCTCCTCGTACAGGGAGACGGCGGTGGGATCACCGCCGTCGGACACCGGATCCCTCCCGCTCACGGCCGCCGGGCAGCAGGAACTCCTCTTCGTCCTCTGGCGGACGGAGCCCGGCTGGCGGATCCACTCCGTCCTGTCACCGACCGGGTGACCGCGCGGGCACGACGAAGGAGGTGCGCAGGAGGCTCCTGGCGGCAGCACCCCGTACCGACCGGTGGCGGTCCGGCGACGGCCCGGCGACGGGCCTACGGCGCAATGACGGGGGTGGCGCTGTCGGTCAGGCGCTGGCGTGCTGCGTGACCGTACGGTGCACCCAGTCGGCGAGCGCCTCGGGCGTCGGCTCGTCGAAGACGAAGCCGGCGCGCGTCAGGGCGCGCGGTTCCATGCGGGCACTCGTGAGGAGGAGCTCCTGGCCGAGCTGCCCGATCACGGCGGTGAGGACGGCACCGGGGACGCGGAACCAGACCGGTCGGTGGAAGACCCGGCCGAGCTGCAGCGTGATCGTGTCCAGGGTGGCCGGCGCCGGGGCGCTGACGTTGACCGGACCGGACAGGGGCGCGGTGAGGAGGAACTCGAGGGCGCGTACCTCGTCGTTCAGGCTGATCCACGGCCACCACTGGCGCCCGGAGCCGAGGGCCGTCCCGGCGAAGAGACGGATGGGGATCAGCAGGTTGGGCAGGGCCCCGCCCTCCTTCGCCATCACGATGCCGGTCCGCGTCAGCACCACCCGGACGCCCTCGGGCGCGCGCAGCGCTTCTGCTTCCCAGCGCCGGCAGATGTCCGCCATGAGGGTGTCACCGGAGGACGACCCCTCGGTCAGCAGCTCGTCCCCGCGGTCCCCGTAGTAGCCGGACGCCGACTGGCTGATGAAGACGGCCGGCGGGTCCGATGCCCGGCGCATCGCCTCGACGAGTGTCCTGGTCGGCATGATGCGGGACGCGTAGAGCGTCTCCTTGTAGCTCCTGGTCCAGAGACCGCCCGCGATGCCCGCCCCCGAGAGGTTGATGACGGCGTCCGCCCAGTCGACGGCGGCGACGTCGAGCTCGCCGGCCGAGGGATTCCAGCGGACCTGCTGGGGGCCTTTCGGTGCCCTGCGGACGAGCCGCCTGACCTCGTGGTCCTGCTCGAGGTGGCGGGTGAGGGCTGTACCGATGGTCCCGGACGCGCCGGCGAGGAGGATGCGCATGGAACCATCGAACCACTTGCGACCCGCGAAGGGTACCGGACGGTGCGTCGCAGGCAGGACGACGG is a window encoding:
- a CDS encoding DUF3037 domain-containing protein, with protein sequence MTGYQYWLIRYVPNAVRGEFVNIGVLVGMDGKDWALRTVDSFTRASRLGGDARQARHWLEELRLAVSHANGEGDLNRISPLLERSRSRSFTEMSMNSGIVAHMAARLNNSVQISEARPVHTLDAASAADRLYRLLVRENPTTTRTQARTRLLKRIGDEFAQIPELDRDIVQRNPRIQIGMQVKRFDLALGEDRVRQMTQVVSFTRKDLENVNQEVSAWSHVVNRLRGRGGQLEMGKSGRFLRIDQNVPIRVVHDEPQTNDQKMQLDIARESWRELGVQDFTSADIHRFALEARSLVA
- a CDS encoding HipA family kinase codes for the protein MSAQLLGSHTRGRATTTLVAPIQTSDAGSRPFLALAEDDNTYWVKPLGNPHGLTSLIAEQVVAHIGFLIGAPVRPVTLVDIPQTMDGWPYGEGLRVRPGVAHASLHLESHPLERDVLEYVKRDHNAERQPRFIALWEWCAGEDEQWLYDLGADHEVWSFDHGYWLGGGGLWTPSDLQRQVGLANSWTGPVRGMSAPAFVEVASRIRDLRVDDIAAAVASVPIEWGVSEEDLGHIVEWLDARRPALFDRLMRHAFNV
- the glnA gene encoding type I glutamate--ammonia ligase; translated protein: MFKNADEVLTFIADEDIRFVDVRFTDLPGVQQHFNVPAKSVDADFFVHGQLFDGSSIRGFQGIAESDMQLIPDVTTAFIDPFRTEKTLALNFSIVNPRTGDPYHRDPRSVAERAEAYLSSTGIADTAFFAPEAEFFIFDNVQYESSPQGSFYKVDSIEAPWNSGREEVGGNLGNKTPFKGGYFPVSPVDKQADLRDAICVELDKAGLEVERSHHEVGGAGQAEINYKFTTMTHAADDLQKFKYIVKNVSDAWGKTATFMPKPVFGENGSGMHCHQSLWAGGQPLFYDERGYAGLSDTARWYIGGLLKHASAVLAFTNPTVNSYRRLVKGFEAPVNMVYSQGNRSAGIRIPITGSNPKAKRIEFRAPDPSSNPYLAFAAQLMAGLDGIRNRIEPAEPIDKDLYELPAEEAKDIQKAPGSLEEALQALEADNEFLQAGDVFTQDLIDTWIEYKREMEIKPLSLRPNPYEFELYYGV
- a CDS encoding RDD family protein; the encoded protein is MVNRNDVGSWMEGPPPSGGQDWPGQRLGRPAAGPGSLARFGPRAGALLIDWLICSLISAAFFGYDGFATLSIFLVEQVLFVGFFGYSIGHRFLRMQVQTLDGRPAGFLTALIRSVLLCLVIPPLVIDADQRGLHDRARGTGLFRI
- a CDS encoding DUF4191 domain-containing protein — translated: MSHTIDPSGPPPRRRLFSRKPKAGKGPKKPGRMKQIAEVFQMTRRNDPSAVWFMLLAFIGIIALGLLIGLLIDNVITLMIIAIPLAFLAAIFILSRRAERAAFSQIEGKPGAAGAALSVLRRGWILQEQPVAVNPRTQDALFRVIGRPGVILVSEGPSSRVKQLIDGERRKMARIIPNVPVHVIETGRDDRQVPLAKVPKAVQKLKKTLTKQEVQAVDKRLSALGTKLPIPKGVDPFKARPDRKAMRGR
- the lipA gene encoding lipoyl synthase translates to MSLAPEGRRLLRIEARNAETPVERKPDWIKAKVNIGPEFVAMKNLVKKEGLHTVCEEAGCPNIFECWEDREATFLIGGSECTRRCDFCQIDTGKPQPLDRSEPFKVAQSVRSMNLRYATVTGVARDDLPDEGVWLYAETIRQIHSMNPGTGVEILIPDFSGRPEHIAAICDAAPEVFAHNVETVPRIFKRIRPAFRYDRSLDVITQGRDLGMVTKSNLILGMGETREEISEALRDLYAAGCDLITITQYLRPSERHLPVDRWVKPGEFVELSEEAEEIGFLGVMSGPLVRSSYRAGRLWARAMRKKGLELPSELAHLDDSGSASQEASSLLAG
- the lipB gene encoding lipoyl(octanoyl) transferase LipB, yielding MTLVLSRVGLAPDFVEYTQGWEMQKSLHEQVVLGSAPSTVLLLEHTAVYTAGKRTEDHERPFDGTPVVPVDRGGKLTWHGPGQLVGYPILALRDPARVAEYVHTLEEIIIVALRRFDIDGIRIDGRSGVWLAADGVRPARKIAAIGIRVKDRVTMHGFAVNCSNDLAPFRQIVPCGISDAGVTSISAECGRTVTPDELVSLIEAGLRENEAVLVGGVGTDAPRAGTDAGQTGPAQHTPSEGALL
- a CDS encoding protein kinase domain-containing protein, producing MSEVPRSGHAGERAMPAVAGGSAPGPAPLPEDPAEAADRPSVAGLRVGRLLGRGGSSTVWLVTDDAGRPFALKVARARRPADDVGPGPVPDGRRHGRRAAAPGGPASPPGGPAAVPGVPESRPVPARPGEGRSAAEAPQRAVTSSGGAGGVEQELRLLRRFAHEHLLRVHRIVDTDRGPGLLMDLAKGGSLLGLVTSRGPLPIREIVTALVPVAQVLDSLHGAGALHGDVTPANILFTEEGKPLLGDLGTGRVLGSASGAVAGTPGFLDPVGRRSFDPGADVFALAAVAWFALTGRVPGPTETRPPLAVIVPEVPPHLVQLIEDGLDADRDRRPTADQFARTLLASAVPAPVDLVSAVHATVLPELLTRRADLPGASASRWYRVTRRVAFPETRPAGVPSPVRPGRSPGREVPPGPQPGKQSGPRSGRRTARRGGRARRAVLDGRRTRGVLAVIAGLVAVVLLVAGIVLTLDATGASRALSGSSVPARQGDGRGAEEPMPGGVPDPVPDRAPGAGVPPVDGPPVDVPPVETPPVIVPPVETPSVDVPPVETPPVDALPTEDWVADPVTALGGLAARRATAFATADPAVLAEVDAEGSPAMRADLDAVAALADTGRVLRDLSIGIRDAVALTGADLASLPGVGYLPAVAAPPGDAEVAVVRAAAALSSYRETAVGSPPSDTGSLPLTAAGQQELLFVLWRTEPGWRIHSVLSPTG
- a CDS encoding TIGR01777 family oxidoreductase, whose translation is MRILLAGASGTIGTALTRHLEQDHEVRRLVRRAPKGPQQVRWNPSAGELDVAAVDWADAVINLSGAGIAGGLWTRSYKETLYASRIMPTRTLVEAMRRASDPPAVFISQSASGYYGDRGDELLTEGSSSGDTLMADICRRWEAEALRAPEGVRVVLTRTGIVMAKEGGALPNLLIPIRLFAGTALGSGRQWWPWISLNDEVRALEFLLTAPLSGPVNVSAPAPATLDTITLQLGRVFHRPVWFRVPGAVLTAVIGQLGQELLLTSARMEPRALTRAGFVFDEPTPEALADWVHRTVTQHASA